A DNA window from Brassica napus cultivar Da-Ae chromosome C1, Da-Ae, whole genome shotgun sequence contains the following coding sequences:
- the LOC106434329 gene encoding uncharacterized protein LOC106434329: MIVSRLHLLIDRCVRRRHAEGEVNLPAEAMEKDMLLSLSQVSREIQSWISEAGLDSASDQGQETTDADADAAAASPQSKDHLCLERLVVDLVGLFGAKKNVHVQHLAGNILVQVSDSLVESGSPWDDFIRLLCDSLHLALVYSCPLPSPTGFEGSDIGSVVLKGEMKKANWCTVSGIFRVLRNILKRLGQEENEELIDVYLESVNSTLAKIPWSRVDTHFSNRHGHNGTLGSIGNSEEGTVFLGNFVQFLSTVVQQVRFPEDSDAFGTTHLILQKITELVPDLLRLCQPKLESQSGSSMSRYLVHKLLVLMIRLTYQSNIKCSILLSWLQYLQHHFQRFLQHTLNRNKPVQDNCLEGSPFFVSLTDRDVNETHSNHLQRLSVFLFLRCSLTLLYTSRHADKDCEFDCRKKGMEGVFKWIEQQVPGDTFLDHGTYSKKSVDFSTCFIQLFMHEDDLLFKVLLQLLSVPLAGEELLKGEERLLQDKEICVRISTLFNPVILFCIFLSELHFDHQVLLDYLISKDIGASCAEYLLRCLRTVCDSWTLFVEFPFEENINDSSSKRRRLLVETPEVEQNQILHPQAFENAKECLLSLQNSIVRLHQKKLFPYNPEALLRRLSRFQELCLLHE, encoded by the exons ATGATAGTTTCTCGCCTTCATCTCTTGATCGATCGCTGTGTCCGCCGCCGCCACGCT GAAGGAGAAGTAAATTTGCCGGCGGAGGCAATGGAGAAGGATATGCTTCTTTCTCTATCGCAG GTGTCGAGAGAGATTCAATCTTGGATTAGTGAAGCTGGCCTTGATTCTGCTTCG GATCAAGGACAGGAAACTACTGATGCTGATGCTGATGCTGCTGCTGCTTCTCCACAATCCAAAGATCATTTATGCTTAGAAAGACTCGTGGTCGATCTT GTTGGTTTGTTTGGTGCGAAGAAGAATGTGCATGTTCAGCATTTGGCTGGCAACATTCTTGTGCAAGTATCTGACTCTCTGGTTGAATCT GGAAGTCCATGGGATGATTTCATTCGCTTGCTTTGTGACTCTTTGCACCTAGCACTTGTCTACAGCTGCCCACTTCCTTCTCCAACTGGATTTGAGGGTTCAGATATTGGTTCTGTTGTTCTTAAAGGTGAGATGAAAAAGGCTAACTGGTGCACGGTGTCTGGTATCTTTCGAGTTCTCCGTAATATATTGAAGCGCTTGGGTCAAGAAGAAAACGAGGAACTTATTGATGTATACTTGGAATCTGTCAACTCTACACTTGCAAAGATCCCTTGGTCCCGAGTGGACACTCATTTTTCTAATCGTCATGGTCATAATGGAACTCTAGGAAGCATTGGAAACAGTGAGGAAGGAACTGTATTTCTTGGGAACTTTGTTCAGTTTCTCTCAACCGTGGTTCAGCAGGTTCGCTTTCCAGAAGATTCTGATGCTTTTGGAACTACACATTTGATACTCCAAAAAATCACTGAGCTTGTTCCGGATCTCCTCCGTTTGTGCCAGCCAAAGTTAGAAAGTCAAAGTGGCTCTTCCATGTCAAGATACCTAGTGCACAAGTTGCTG GTGTTGATGATCAGACTTACATATCAGTCCAATATAAAATGCTCCATCCTTCTTTCATGGCTGCAATATTTGCAACACCATTTTCAACGCTTTCTCCAACACACCCTAAATAGGAATAAACCCGTCCAAGATAATTGTTTAGAAGGATCTCCATTTTTTGTGAGTTTGACTGATAGGGATGTCAATGAGACGCATTCTAATCATTTGCAAAGACTATCTGTGTTTCTGTTCCTACGGTGCTCACTCACTTTACTTTATACAAGTAGACATGCCGACAAGGACTGTGAGTTTGACTGTAGAAAGAAAGGGATGGAAGGGGTGTTTAAATGGATTGAACAACAGGTTCCAGGTGATACATTTTTAGATCACGGAACTTATAGCAAGAAGAGTGTTGACTTCTCTACATGCTTCATCCAGCTGTTCATGCATGAG GATGACCTATTATTCAAAGTTCTCCTGCAATTGCTGTCCGTGCCGTTGGCTGGAGAGGAACT GCTTAAGGGGGAAGAGCGTTTGCTTCAAGATAAGGAGATTTGCGTCCGTATATCAACATTGTTCAATCCTGTGATCCTCTTCTGTATATTTCTTTCAGAG CTGCATTTCGATCATCAAGTCCTTCTTGATTACCTTATATCTAAAGACATCGGGGCTAGCTGTGCAGAGTACCTGCTGAG ATGCTTGCGCACAGTCTGCGACTCTTGGACTTTGTTTGTGGAATTCCCAtttgaagaaaatataaatgattcATCTTCGAAGAGAAGGAGATTGCTGGTTGAGACTCCGGAGGTTGAACAAAACCAGATACTACATCCCCAGGCTTTCGAAAATGCCAAAGAGTGTCTGCTTTCTTTACAAAACTCAATTGTGAGGCTACATCAGAAGAAACTATTTCCATACAACCCAGAAGCTCTTCTACGACG TTTGTCAAGGTTTCAAGAGCTCTGTCTACTCCACGAGTAA
- the LOC106351721 gene encoding dof zinc finger protein DOF3.4-like — protein sequence MTTTSNTNAMRLHGVITGNPPPATEQQEQLPCPRCNSTNTKFCYYNNYNFSQPRHFCKSCRRYWTHGGTLRDIPVGGGTRKAAKRSRTCSSSAGSRSVPLQATPVLFPQSSISNGVSHTVTAPLDGKGSALSLSGSFTSLLNQNATATHGSGSVLGIGLGSGYDDVSFGLGRAVWPFSTVGDAGTTNVGSNGGHQGVVTIPATWQFEGLETNNAGGFVSGEYFAWPDLSITTSGNSHK from the coding sequence ATGACGACAACGTCTAACACCAACGCGATGAGACTTCACGGCGTAATAACGGGGAATCCTCCTCCGGCAACAGAGCAGCAAGAGCAACTCCCTTGTCCTCGCTGCAACTCGACCAACACGAAGTTCTGTTACTACAACAACTACAACTTCTCCCAGCCCCGTCACTTCTGCAAATCCTGCCGCCGTTACTGGACTCACGGTGGTACTCTCCGCGACATTCCAGTCGGCGGCGGCACTCGCAAAGCCGCCAAACGCTCCCGCACTTGCTCATCCTCCGCCGGAAGCCGCAGCGTTCCGTTGCAAGCGACACCTGTTCTGTTCCCTCAGTCGTCGATCTCTAACGGCGTTAGCCACACCGTAACCGCTCCTCTTGACGGAAAGGGAAGCGCTTTATCTCTCAGCGGCAGTTTCACCTCTCTGTTGAACCAAAACGCCACTGCAACGCATGGATCCGGGTCGGTTCTCGGAATCGGACTTGGGTCGGGTTATGATGACGTCAGCTTTGGACTCGGAAGGGCGGTGTGGCCGTTTTCAACTGTGGGTGACGCTGGGACGACGAATGTAGGGAGTAACGGTGGTCATCAGGGAGTTGTTACGATACCAGCCACGTGGCAGTTCGAGGGTTTAGAGACCAACAACGCCGGTGGGTTCGTCTCCGGTGAGTACTTTGCGTGGCCTGATCTCTCCATCACAACTTCAGGGAACTCTCACAAATGA